The DNA window TGGCAGACTGCAGAATGCGTATTGTTCCCGTCGATAGATCTGCGGCGCCTCCTGCCGCATCGCGGGCACAGTTATCACAGATAAGTCCTCCGGCCATATGGTGAAAACGGTAGCTTCTTTTGGAGGTGAATGGGGCGGCGCAACTGCGGCAGTCCAGCAGAGCGGGCTGATATCCCAGGCGTTGAAAAAGTCTCAGTAGAAGGATAATAGTGGTGCCGAGAGGATCCCTGCCTTCGTCTATGGCCTGCAGCGACCAGAGCAGCAGGCTGTAAATTTCCCTGTCTTCCTCTCTTTCGGTGGTGGCGATGAGAAGGATTTCGCGAATAAAGGTTGCTGCAATATACCGCTCATAATTCCTGCGCAGCTGAATATGGCTGCTGTGCAGTTCCGCCTCGGCAATGAAGACCAGTGAAGATCGCTGCTTTTCACTGTAGCGTAAGGTAATATGAGAGAAAAGCTCAAGCTTGTTGAGGAACCTTTTTTTACTGCGGTTGGCGCCTTTGGCGATTCCCGTTATCCGGCCATGGTTTTCCGAGAAAAAGGTGACAATTTTGTCAGACTCGCCATGATCAAAACATTCAAGAACAATGGCATCTGTTTCCTTGCTGACGGTGGACATTTTAAAAGGTAACTCTTTAAGTGGATGCGCTGGTATTCAGGGGAGATCCAGTGTGATAAATCCGTTTTCGGGCTCCGGCAGTCCAAGTTGAGTCCCATTGAAAAAGAGCACAACCTCTGCCGATTCCGGCAGGATCAGGGAAATGGATTCATCTGCATACCAGCTTCTGGTGGAGCCTTCGGTATATGCTTCCTTTTCCGGAAGACTGCCGTCAACGGCGATGGTAATGGCGGTATCCTCAAGAAAATCTATGGTGAGAAAATAGTTGGTTTCGGCGAGGTTCTCAGTGGACTGTTCTCTGGTAACCCCTCTTTCGGAAACTCCTTCTTTACCCTGGGGTTCGGTGCTGGCTTCCTGAAGGTTCTGCAGTTTCGAGCTGATGAATGTTGCAGGATTCCAGGAAAAATACCAGCTGAACAACGCTATTGCCGCAACAATGACCACCAGGCTGAAAGCCAGCGTTGCGCCAGTGGTCATGGAGGGCCTGGCGGCCATGGTGTTGACTGCTTTTTCCTGTTTCGAGGGAGAGGCAAATTTCCTATTATCCGGATTCGCCAGACGTTCCTGGTCAAACCTCCTCAGGACGTCCTGGGCGTCGAGTTTGAGGTTTTTGGCATAGAGTACGTAAAATCCCCGAGCAAAAGCATCGGCCGGAAGCATGGCGTAGTCATCGGCTTCCATGGCCTGCAGGGTTTTTCCGGGTATTCTGGATTCCTGCTTGACGTCTTCGACGGAAAGATTTTTCTCTCTACGGCAGCGACGCAGATATTCGCCTAAGGATTCCGTTTTATCTTGTGTATCCTCTGTCATTATGATTCTCGTGTCCTTGAACATCAGATGAAAATGAAAGGGATGAAACCTCCTGTCTTTTCTTTATAACATCTTTTTTACATATGCGGCCTTTTTCATTTCTTCAATCCATTTCCTGTATTCCTTATTGAACT is part of the Desulfopila inferna genome and encodes:
- the recO gene encoding DNA repair protein RecO, which translates into the protein MSTVSKETDAIVLECFDHGESDKIVTFFSENHGRITGIAKGANRSKKRFLNKLELFSHITLRYSEKQRSSLVFIAEAELHSSHIQLRRNYERYIAATFIREILLIATTEREEDREIYSLLLWSLQAIDEGRDPLGTTIILLLRLFQRLGYQPALLDCRSCAAPFTSKRSYRFHHMAGGLICDNCARDAAGGAADLSTGTIRILQSAMSEPVERLHRLHFSRQAQNQALTMLHRYGRNIFQREIHSWKAMRGLMQ
- a CDS encoding helix-turn-helix domain-containing protein encodes the protein MTEDTQDKTESLGEYLRRCRREKNLSVEDVKQESRIPGKTLQAMEADDYAMLPADAFARGFYVLYAKNLKLDAQDVLRRFDQERLANPDNRKFASPSKQEKAVNTMAARPSMTTGATLAFSLVVIVAAIALFSWYFSWNPATFISSKLQNLQEASTEPQGKEGVSERGVTREQSTENLAETNYFLTIDFLEDTAITIAVDGSLPEKEAYTEGSTRSWYADESISLILPESAEVVLFFNGTQLGLPEPENGFITLDLP